One Primulina eburnea isolate SZY01 chromosome 4, ASM2296580v1, whole genome shotgun sequence genomic window, ttggCTATCGTAAAATGCTCATGAAATCTAAATGGTTATATTATTAAATGAGATATTGAATAAAAcaaatactttgacatatattagaatgatatctcatatgcatattttaattacattattcgtatctattctcaagatttttaaaatacaataaataattttgtatgTCGTTCTAcaagataaaatattataaaacaaaatataaactcgctagaagaaaatttgttttgtttcaatgaataatataatattatgttctaaacgcaacaaatgagattgaaactatatcatcctcatgacatgatgcacgcaatcattattgcaaagcttccaaaaaatgacgatcaaagatgattttcttgaattgtgtcaaattaaatgaggacacaattctaagatatagtcatttgaagagatttcaagtaATTTTTCTCACAGTGATTGAGAAATAGTTGTTGAAAATTTATTAATCTTATAGCTGTAGACGATCAGATATTTGCTGAGCATACCAAAATAGTTATATGcatattataacaaactacgacaaaGACAGGGGCGGATCCACTGTAGGGCCGGAGGGGGCCACGGCCCccctgaatttttttaattttttttactatgtaagatatattttattatttagtatatatattatttgacccatcaaaattttaagtatctatAATTAGTCTAATGGTTAAAGACTTTCGAGGTTTACACATATGGTCCATGTTTAATTCTTTTTATACGCTGTTTTTTGACATTGttctgcaaatttttttttttttgaaaacctaAATAACGGGCTTTTACAAAGTCCCAACTTAAAACCTTTATAGTTGGTTAATACAAACACAATCAAGAAAGCCATTTGAAATAATAACCTTTTGCAAAACATCTGCTATATTGTCGACTGATGAGTGAAATATTGTGGAACGCGAGTTCGGAGACACATCAGAAGGAAAGACAAGGATTCTTGGAATTTTTTCTACGTTCAGGAATTGAGGTAGACCGGGCCCCCCAAACATATCATTCTGGATCCGCCCCTGGACAAAGAGTTGTTGAGTtgtcaaaatcaaccaagaagcatattggaaagtgtgtcaagtggataagataatttctctgattcatataccgtctattgtcatgattttttattttttatggcttagtttgttttatttgataaatgttattaaccatgttttaattcatttaaatattatcaaaatttcgtacatatattttcagcagtttaggtttttacgtgcaacgcacgtgcatttttctagtatatatatatatttatatatatatatatacatataattatataattttgatatcctgcacacctaccgtgcacacctttgtgagcctcactcacccattggatgcgCAATTTTTGTAGTAAATACATGGAATCAAAGTGATTTTCTatacaaaaatatcatattaCAAAGCATCATAATTGGTGGATATAGACATTAATGAGCGAGTTAAAAGAGTTCTGAAGTTGGATGATATAAGGGGTAATGCCAAAGCCTGGAACATAGTGGATGTTCTCTGTTTCAGTACTAGCCATTGATGAATACAGAAATGTTGGCTTAAGCCATTTATCTACATTCATATATTTTGGAGTAATTACTTAGGTCATTTAAATGAAGCGGATAAAAGTATCTTctcttttcaaaatttctaaaatatttcaagattcttgtttataattaatatgatttattgtttttagTATCATTCATCACTGATGATTAAAAATTCCTAAAAGTAATTACTTCAATTAAAAGTCTATATAGGGTACTAAAATTTTATGCTTAGATTGTCAGTGTGAAAAAATGTGTAGCATAAAATCATATGGTTAGTGGTTACTCGTACTCGTGATAGCATCAATATTACTTTTGCTTTTGCTACTCTTAAATACATGTTTATCCACTGAATCAAATCTCAATTTCATAGCGCTGATGAATGGAATTCAAGAACAATGTCAAAACCAAGAAACTGCTATGGGGGAGACGACGCTGATGACAAACAGAGACACTTCTTAACCTGAACCATACCTAGATCAAGTGAAGGTAACGAATGAAGTTCTTGCTTCCATGAACAGATCGAGCTCCCTTTTTGCTCGACATAACAATGATGTCATATACGTGGAAAGACGCTCACCCGGCCGTTTATAGCGGAAAGTTGACGCCCGAGCAACGGTCTCGTCATGATCCTTCTGTTGCTGACTATGAGCATTGGTGTGTTAATCCTAGATTGCCCGATTCTTCTacaattttgagatttttcttcgatacatacttaacttgccaaattttaaaaatttgctcCCCATATACACAATGATTTGGCATTTGCACGTAAACTGTTTTCTCGTACATGTTCATGACGTACCTAGACTGAATTGAATTCACTGGTTTCTTTGTTGCACGAAAGCTGCCTTgcatgtattatttttttttttaaattttattgataTCTTAACTTAAATTTCGAAATTCCCATTATTTTACAATAACACTTGAATTcaaaaatattcaaataaataattttatgccTTACAAAATGGGATTCTAACAAAAATTGCATAACTGAAGGAAAGGATTAGGTTTCATGGAATATGGTAATTTCTGGTTTCTCATTCTAACAAGGCAGCAAAGGAGCTCGGAATATCTTTTCATGAATATACTAGAACTGGGAGTTAAACCTGATAACTTACCCTTATGCTAATGTAGCTACTATCGGGCTTTGGAAGCTGTGGCGGAGCCAGAAATCTAGCGCTACCCGggctagaattttaaactcttaacATCCTTTAATagtttaaattgatctacccggactaatatcaaatttatccaaaattatacaaaaatttacatataaattcttttaaaaaaatttggactAGCCCGGGTACAAGAGGCTTTGCCTCCGCCCCTGTTTGGAAGCAACTTCATTAACAGATAATTAAGCAAGATATGCAGTTAGTCGTATCCACTACAACAAAACTATTTCCAAATGCTGCACTGAAGCGGAGAAAATTTAGTCATATAAGTTACACTCGCACTGTTTTGATCATGGGAAATCTCAGCTTTAGTCGTGTAAGTTGGTATGTTTTGTGTTTTAGTCTTGTAACTCGTCAAAATTGATTTGCATCCGGTAAATTGGTTTTTGTTTTTGGCTTTTTTTGCTCGAAATCAGTAAATAAACCAGATATTGTTTATTTGACATTGATGATTTCTTACGTGGCACACGTGACAAGAGTAAAGCTTATATTACACATATTAAAAGTATATATAAACAAAGAAAGGAAAACGAAAAAACTTTTTCTTCCTAATTTGGCATTGAAGGTCATTTTGCtttattttttctattttattttttataagatGAATTTTTGCATGAGTAATATAAgttcaataaaattttaaaaaaataataagttaaATGATAAAACATGTAAGGATCAAATGTTTACTAATAGGCCAAAAGTTATAGTTGTTAGTCAAGGCGTAACTTTATTTCGTCATACTTGTGACAGCGCAGAGTACACCTACTTGGGTGCTAATATGTCGGGCTGCTAGGCACATGAGTCATGTGAGGTGCGTGTCTATGTGCTGGTGCTTTCTTATATCCCTTAGAGTACCCTTTCCCTACAGTCGACTCTGTCCCCAGCAGAGACGGTATTACTCGTTAAGAACTTGTGTCACTCTTTTACGGCCCCCTTATCCAATCAGATCAAACGACGCAACGTCAGCAGCTTGACTCATGAGAACTTCCAGGAGATCACTCATCCCAGTATTAGtctataaattataaaaatttaaaaatcattattAATATTTCAAGTGAAAATAGCCCGTTAAATATTATTAGTTGAatcatttttagtatttatatGGTTTCGTATATTAATGAAATATTAGCGTTCTTGCTCATTTtttgttttggatttattcaggtcttgtattaatttatgtgtcaaattttatttgttacaatgaacatgcttgtgatctataataaataattagatgCATGTTTATCATTGAAAAAATATAGTTGTCTTAATGAAGAAATGTTAATTAATTTGAATGTATGAAAATGTAACGATTGTGGAAATATTAAATGTTTATATATCAATTTTCTATTTAGATTAATTGTTTATGCGCCATGTTTTTTCGTCTCTTTATAAAAGTATAAAAATTTGTTTCTGATAGAAAGATAAAAGGGATCATATGGAATCTGCATGTTAATTTATGACTTAATTtgagaaaataatatttttgtccATTAATGTGCATAATTTTAGGTTTAAGTTCATTAAGATTTCAAATGTAAGAATTAGTACTCTAACTTTTAACTATAGGCTATTTTGGTTCATCAATTACTGACgtgaaatcaaataaattatttctaATATGTCTTGGTCAGTGCATGTCAGTATTTTCTGGTGTTACATCAGCATTCCGTATACCGTCTAAGTATGACGAAaagcaaaaataaaaaaatgaaagtcAGTGTGCCTAAATAGACtgaaacccaaaaaaaaaaggttagttggacaaaaatgttatttttcataattttttcttaaaaaaaacatgaACGAAACCCTAAATACCATTCAACCCCTCAGCCACGGAAAAAACGCTTTGTTTTCAGCCCTAGAAAAACTCAAACAAAAACATGTGAAAAATATATGAACATTTCACCTTTCATTCTCGTGTCCAATCTCCTCGGAGAAAAGGAAATTGAATTCAAGAATCCATTTCCTATCCATTCCAACGTCCAACTAATAAAAACCGCAATGGGTTGTGGGGAATCGAAGCATGCTGTTGCAACAGCCAACATCATTGTTGCCAAAAGCAAGAGCAAAAGATCAGAATCCAACATCAACCCACCTGTTCAAAACGTCGCCACGAATGAATCTGTAAATGCGAAGGAAAATGAAATCCCAGAAGCCATATTCGAGAAAAAAAGAAGGCGAATCCTTGGAGGATGGAAAGAAAAATACCCTAGCAAAACAGGAGGATATCGGAAATGGAGCATCCGGGGAAGAAGGAGAAGGGAACACGCAGACGTCTTGGGATTATGAAACGAAAGAAGACGGTGCGAAAAATCAAGAACTGGAGAAGGGCTGCGCAAAAGATCGGGAGAATGTTGTTGCAGGTGGCGATGAAGAAGAGAAAGCAATGAATTCATGTGACCATTCGCACGATCCCCCGACTAAAAATGGTTAGTGTTCGAATTTTTCTGGAATTTTTTTTCCTGGTTTAATTTGACATTTTGATTATTAAATTTCCAAATTTTAGTGATGACAGCTATTTTGGTATAATTAAT contains:
- the LOC140829636 gene encoding uncharacterized protein, translating into MRRKMKSQKPYSRKKEGESLEDGKKNTLAKQEDIGNGASGEEGEGNTQTSWDYETKEDGAKNQELEKGCAKDRENVVAGGDEEEKAMNSCDHSHDPPTKNEEGLQLEYKASTSVGEEENADLTDSKTN